In a genomic window of Gemmatimonadaceae bacterium:
- a CDS encoding DUF4242 domain-containing protein — protein MPRYLIRREIPGAGKLSSDELQQIAMKSNGVIHGLNLEGRDVQWVHSYVVDDGIFCVYNAPSADVVREHAMKGGFPANAVMDIREIIDPTTAETKRA, from the coding sequence ATGCCTAGGTACCTTATCCGGCGCGAGATTCCCGGCGCCGGCAAGCTCAGTAGCGACGAGCTCCAGCAAATCGCCATGAAATCGAACGGCGTGATCCACGGCCTCAACCTGGAAGGCCGCGACGTTCAGTGGGTACACAGCTACGTTGTGGACGACGGGATTTTCTGCGTCTACAACGCGCCGAGCGCCGACGTGGTTCGCGAACATGCGATGAAGGGGGGGTTTCCGGCGAACGCGGTGATGGATATCCGGGAGATCATAGATCCGACGACCGCGGAGACGAAGCGCGCCTGA
- a CDS encoding phospholipase D-like domain-containing protein, translating to MNIALYVGLFLLGIVVAVLLLIGLLDVLRGTPIRSIGRPGDESGAPKVGDPFFLEAMELLTAIRLEPGHEVEVFINGDQTYDRLWGDLRSAKTSITMQMYYCNPGKMADELHRIFVERARAGVDVYFLFDSFGTSLPKEYFESLRAAGVHTIPFRPVTLRSFQKAQHRAHIRVVVIDGTIGYTGGFGIDDKWFGNGRQENQWRDSNVRFTGPAVRQLQAMFVVCWAEASGVLLTSERLFPLVSKTNGRESDRLDDATQEAKESSSRGKGILAGVLHASPTIGSTEAERFFVLSIAAARERLYIANSYFVPHKPFRRMLCEAAKRGADVRILTTSRQTDVKSTWYAGRARYEELMKSGVRIFEYQPAMMHAKTIVVDGLWMSVGSMNADNQSISFNEESNLVVLDKDASEKMEKLFLEDLEYSEEIDPEEFAKRPLTDRIAETACHLVWRIL from the coding sequence GTGAACATCGCGCTGTACGTAGGACTGTTCCTTCTCGGAATTGTCGTTGCCGTTCTCCTGTTGATCGGTCTCCTCGACGTTCTGCGCGGAACTCCGATTCGCTCGATCGGCCGGCCCGGCGACGAAAGCGGCGCCCCGAAGGTCGGCGACCCGTTTTTCCTGGAAGCGATGGAGCTTCTGACCGCCATCAGGCTCGAGCCCGGACACGAAGTTGAAGTCTTCATCAACGGCGACCAGACGTACGACCGCCTCTGGGGAGACCTGCGTTCTGCAAAGACCTCCATCACGATGCAGATGTACTACTGCAACCCGGGGAAAATGGCCGATGAGCTCCATCGGATATTCGTGGAGAGGGCCCGCGCCGGCGTAGACGTCTATTTCCTGTTCGATTCGTTCGGGACCAGCCTGCCCAAGGAGTATTTCGAGTCACTTCGCGCGGCGGGAGTGCACACCATTCCGTTTCGTCCCGTCACTCTGCGCTCGTTTCAAAAGGCGCAGCACAGGGCACACATTCGCGTTGTCGTGATCGACGGAACAATCGGGTACACCGGCGGTTTCGGCATCGACGACAAGTGGTTCGGAAACGGAAGGCAGGAGAACCAGTGGCGCGACAGCAATGTCCGCTTCACGGGGCCGGCAGTGCGCCAGCTCCAGGCGATGTTCGTCGTCTGCTGGGCCGAGGCGAGCGGGGTGCTGCTGACCAGCGAGCGGCTCTTCCCTCTCGTGTCGAAGACAAACGGTCGCGAGTCGGACCGTCTTGATGACGCGACGCAAGAAGCGAAAGAATCATCGTCGCGCGGCAAGGGAATTCTTGCGGGTGTTCTTCACGCGTCACCGACAATCGGCAGCACCGAAGCCGAGCGATTCTTCGTGCTGTCGATTGCGGCTGCGAGAGAGCGCCTCTACATCGCCAACTCGTATTTCGTGCCCCACAAGCCGTTCCGCAGAATGCTCTGCGAGGCGGCAAAACGGGGCGCCGACGTGAGGATTCTCACGACAAGCAGGCAGACCGACGTGAAAAGCACGTGGTACGCAGGGCGGGCTCGATACGAGGAGCTGATGAAGAGCGGCGTCAGAATCTTCGAGTACCAGCCGGCGATGATGCACGCCAAGACGATCGTGGTCGACGGACTGTGGATGTCCGTCGGCAGCATGAACGCGGACAATCAGTCGATCTCATTCAACGAGGAGTCGAACCTGGTCGTCCTCGACAAGGACGCTTCCGAAAAAATGGAGAAGCTCTTTCTGGAAGACCTCGAGTATTCGGAGGAGATTGACCCGGAGGAATTCGCGAAGCGGCCACTGACGGACAGGATCGCGGAGACCGCCTGTCACCTGGTCTGGAGAATTCTGTAG
- a CDS encoding Ig-like domain-containing protein: MRRPLRSAALAMLILACSGDGVSGPGTPAPPVVASVKLSRDTATLVPDATVQITAAALDAAGQTLNRSVAWTSSDETKARVANGVITGVAPGAATITAAVEGKTAQAIITIVDGGVMSPAGGVLSARGGSVQINAPAGAVSQATPVFVRVAASTSSDPALVPGTSYDLSPAATTFAQPVTLTLRYDASALGNEIRPASIRLFSLVGDGWQPVTGSALDANTRTVSAPITRLGSYAIVGDLAVASIVVTPGSGSLYSGRSLMLTATARDAPGNALPGRQVSWSSSNTGIASVSDAGLVSAISFGSATITATSEGKSSTATVSVLHDPIIFVHGFQSSGAIWGTMIGWFVSDGWPMSQMYAVSYDTNQSNATIAGELRTAVENVLGSTGAARVDIVTHSMGGLSSRYLLKNLGGDVRTDAWVSLAGPNHGTTAANLCGTVSCVEMRPGSTFLVELNAGDETPGPPRYATWWSACDQVTTPQQSVVLAGATNTQTSCLQHSQLYVDATVYQQVRDWIK, from the coding sequence ATGCGTCGTCCACTGAGATCTGCGGCACTTGCGATGCTGATCCTCGCCTGCAGCGGAGACGGCGTATCAGGGCCTGGTACACCGGCTCCGCCTGTTGTCGCGTCGGTGAAGCTGTCGCGCGATACCGCGACACTGGTTCCCGACGCGACAGTCCAGATAACTGCAGCCGCGCTCGACGCCGCCGGCCAGACGCTCAACCGATCAGTGGCCTGGACCAGCTCGGATGAAACGAAGGCACGCGTAGCAAACGGCGTCATCACCGGCGTGGCTCCCGGGGCTGCGACCATCACCGCCGCTGTGGAAGGCAAGACGGCGCAGGCGATCATCACGATTGTCGACGGAGGAGTCATGAGTCCCGCGGGAGGCGTGTTGAGCGCGAGGGGCGGCTCCGTGCAAATCAATGCACCGGCAGGGGCGGTGTCGCAGGCGACTCCAGTGTTTGTGCGGGTAGCCGCGAGCACGTCATCGGATCCGGCCCTCGTTCCCGGAACCAGCTACGATCTCTCTCCCGCCGCAACGACTTTCGCGCAGCCAGTGACGCTCACGCTGCGCTACGACGCTTCCGCGCTCGGTAACGAGATTCGTCCAGCCAGCATTCGTCTTTTCTCACTCGTGGGCGACGGATGGCAGCCCGTCACCGGCAGCGCTCTCGATGCGAACACGCGAACCGTGTCCGCCCCCATCACGCGTCTCGGATCATATGCGATCGTAGGAGACCTTGCGGTTGCGAGCATTGTGGTGACTCCCGGAAGCGGCTCGCTTTATTCGGGGCGCTCTCTCATGCTGACGGCAACAGCGAGAGATGCACCGGGAAACGCTTTGCCCGGCCGGCAGGTTTCATGGTCATCGAGCAATACGGGAATAGCCTCGGTCTCCGACGCGGGCCTCGTTTCGGCCATCTCCTTCGGGTCTGCGACCATCACGGCGACATCGGAGGGAAAGAGCTCCACCGCCACGGTCAGCGTTCTGCACGATCCCATCATTTTCGTGCACGGCTTCCAGTCGTCCGGCGCGATCTGGGGAACAATGATCGGCTGGTTCGTGAGCGACGGCTGGCCCATGTCGCAGATGTACGCCGTGAGCTACGACACCAACCAGTCGAACGCGACGATTGCCGGCGAGCTCAGGACTGCGGTCGAGAACGTGCTCGGCTCCACTGGCGCTGCACGAGTCGACATCGTAACGCACTCGATGGGCGGATTGTCGTCGCGCTACCTGTTGAAAAACCTCGGCGGTGATGTGAGGACGGACGCGTGGGTGTCCCTGGCCGGGCCTAATCACGGCACCACGGCCGCGAATCTGTGCGGAACCGTTTCATGTGTCGAAATGCGGCCGGGGTCGACATTCCTCGTGGAGCTCAATGCGGGTGACGAGACGCCGGGGCCGCCGCGCTACGCCACCTGGTGGTCAGCGTGTGATCAGGTCACGACCCCGCAGCAGAGCGTCGTTCTCGCCGGTGCGACGAACACGCAGACATCCTGTCTCCAGCACAGCCAGCTTTACGTAGATGCGACTGTGTATCAGCAGGTACGAGACTGGATCAAATGA
- a CDS encoding cation:proton antiporter: MAGMSDAHAFLQNLALVLCTAAVTTVVFQRLRQPVVFGYLLAGMIVGPHTPIPLNADEAMVRTLSELGVILLMFSLGLEFRLKRVVQVAATSGVAALFETSMMLGLGFLVGRALGWTTIESIFAGAMVAISSTTIVARALAEQDVRGRLTEIVFGILIVEDLIAIFLVAVLTAIAVGGGISPESLGLTAIRLLAFLVGLIGFGLLIVPRLIRTVIKLDKSETTLVATIGICFAAALLALGFGYSVALGAFIAGSLVAESGESVRIEQYVHPVRDMFVAIFFVSVGMLIEPRVIVEHAGAITALVVLVIVGKVVSVTVGSFLTGNGLRSSMQAGMSLAQIGEFSFIIAAVGLAAGVTRDFLYPVAVTVSAITTLTTPWLIRSAGPAAMWVDRKLPRPLQTTAALYGSWIERMQSAPPQAGRSRVRGLVRVLVIDAVLLAVVIVAAAVETDRINALLRTYFGVSETVGLIIVTAGALIIATPLVVGIFRSARRLGFILAVRALPSAGRRAVDFAGAPRRALVAILQLAMLMLVAVPLLAVTQPFLPLYPGIALILVVILLLGIGLWRSALNLQGHAQAGAQMIVSALAPQVLEDESDLMMKTMEHVALMLPGLGDPEAVRIAVNSPAVERTLAELNIRGLTGATVLAITRLDSRIPGEPMKLVQVPSGSERLHVGDILALAGSHEAIRAARSLLVPPNAIWDRRGGKGPAPTPPAAGTAPTTV; this comes from the coding sequence ATGGCCGGGATGTCAGACGCGCACGCGTTTCTTCAGAACCTTGCGCTCGTGCTGTGCACGGCCGCGGTAACGACAGTCGTCTTTCAACGGCTGAGGCAGCCGGTTGTGTTCGGCTACCTGCTGGCGGGTATGATCGTTGGCCCGCATACGCCCATTCCGCTCAACGCCGACGAGGCGATGGTGCGGACCCTCTCCGAGCTAGGCGTGATCCTGCTGATGTTCTCGCTCGGCCTCGAGTTCCGCCTGAAGCGTGTCGTCCAGGTCGCCGCAACTTCGGGAGTCGCCGCGCTGTTCGAGACCAGCATGATGCTGGGGCTCGGATTCCTGGTCGGGCGGGCCCTCGGGTGGACGACAATCGAAAGCATCTTCGCCGGGGCGATGGTCGCGATCTCCAGCACGACGATTGTCGCGCGTGCGCTCGCCGAACAGGATGTACGCGGCAGGCTGACGGAGATCGTGTTCGGAATCCTCATCGTCGAGGACCTCATTGCGATCTTCCTCGTGGCGGTTCTTACGGCAATTGCCGTCGGCGGCGGGATATCGCCCGAAAGCCTCGGCCTGACGGCGATCAGACTGCTCGCGTTCCTCGTCGGGCTGATTGGTTTCGGCTTGCTCATCGTTCCACGCCTGATCAGAACCGTCATCAAGCTGGACAAGAGCGAAACCACGCTCGTTGCGACCATCGGGATCTGCTTTGCTGCGGCTCTCCTCGCTCTCGGGTTCGGATATTCTGTCGCTCTCGGTGCCTTCATCGCCGGCTCTCTCGTGGCGGAGTCGGGCGAGAGTGTGCGGATCGAGCAGTACGTACATCCCGTGCGTGACATGTTCGTCGCAATCTTCTTCGTATCGGTCGGAATGCTGATCGAGCCGAGAGTCATCGTGGAGCATGCCGGAGCGATCACGGCGTTAGTCGTGCTCGTGATCGTCGGAAAAGTCGTGTCCGTCACGGTGGGCTCGTTTCTCACCGGGAACGGCCTGCGTTCGTCGATGCAGGCGGGAATGAGCCTGGCGCAAATCGGTGAGTTCTCTTTCATCATCGCCGCCGTCGGACTTGCCGCGGGCGTAACGCGTGACTTTCTCTACCCGGTAGCGGTGACCGTGTCAGCGATCACCACCCTTACGACGCCGTGGCTCATCCGGAGCGCCGGTCCGGCTGCGATGTGGGTGGATCGGAAGCTCCCGCGGCCATTGCAGACAACGGCGGCTTTGTACGGTTCGTGGATCGAGCGAATGCAGAGCGCACCGCCTCAGGCCGGGCGTTCGCGTGTGCGCGGGCTGGTGAGGGTGCTGGTTATCGACGCCGTGCTGCTGGCGGTGGTGATCGTAGCCGCCGCCGTCGAAACGGATCGGATCAATGCACTCCTCAGGACCTACTTCGGCGTCTCCGAAACCGTCGGTCTCATTATCGTTACTGCCGGTGCGCTGATAATTGCGACGCCGCTGGTGGTGGGAATCTTCCGCAGCGCGCGGCGCCTCGGATTCATCCTTGCCGTGCGCGCGCTGCCGAGTGCGGGAAGGCGTGCAGTGGATTTCGCCGGGGCACCGCGCCGCGCACTGGTGGCGATTCTACAGCTCGCGATGCTGATGCTCGTGGCCGTGCCCCTGCTCGCGGTGACGCAGCCTTTTCTTCCGCTATATCCCGGCATCGCGTTGATCCTCGTGGTGATACTCCTCCTGGGCATCGGACTCTGGCGCAGCGCGCTCAACCTTCAGGGGCACGCCCAGGCAGGCGCGCAAATGATCGTCTCCGCGCTCGCACCACAGGTGCTGGAGGATGAGAGTGATCTGATGATGAAGACCATGGAGCACGTCGCGTTGATGCTACCCGGACTCGGCGACCCGGAAGCGGTGCGAATAGCAGTGAACAGCCCGGCGGTGGAGCGGACTCTCGCCGAGCTCAACATCCGTGGACTTACCGGAGCGACGGTGCTCGCAATCACCAGGCTCGACTCGCGAATTCCGGGCGAGCCGATGAAGCTGGTTCAGGTCCCGTCCGGCTCCGAGCGATTGCACGTTGGTGACATTCTCGCGCTCGCCGGCTCACACGAGGCGATTCGCGCCGCGCGGTCGCTTCTCGTTCCTCCAAATGCGATCTGGGATCGGAGGGGCGGCAAGGGGCCCGCCCCAACTCCGCCCGCGGCGGGAACAGCCCCGACCACGGTCTGA
- a CDS encoding VOC family protein — MTTAAQAPGITSIGQIAINVQDLQRAVGFYRDKLGLKLLYEFPGLAFFDCGGVRLMMSRAEKAEFDHPASIIYYKVSDIQDASRALVAAGVPLEHEPTIIAKMPDHDLWMSFVRDSEGNVVGLMSEVSAST, encoded by the coding sequence ATGACCACAGCTGCGCAGGCTCCCGGCATCACGAGCATCGGACAGATCGCGATCAACGTGCAGGATCTTCAGCGGGCCGTCGGCTTTTATCGCGACAAGCTGGGTTTGAAGCTGCTTTACGAGTTTCCGGGTCTGGCGTTCTTCGATTGCGGCGGCGTTCGCCTGATGATGTCGCGCGCGGAAAAAGCCGAGTTCGATCATCCGGCTTCGATCATTTATTACAAGGTCAGTGACATACAAGACGCGTCTCGCGCGCTCGTGGCTGCAGGTGTGCCGCTGGAGCACGAGCCAACGATCATCGCGAAAATGCCCGACCACGATCTCTGGATGTCATTCGTTCGTGATTCCGAGGGCAACGTCGTGGGCCTGATGAGCGAAGTCTCCGCGTCGACCTGA
- a CDS encoding MarR family transcriptional regulator, producing MTRHTEARKGATPSAGEVADRIHSAAIRLLRGLRRQDDKWGLSAPRLSALSVVVFGGPVTLGDLARAEQVRPPTMTRLVQALEAERLVRRTPDADDKRVVWIEATARGRRLLLRGRKARVSALAARLESLDAASVDTLDRASALLDMVARRL from the coding sequence ATGACCAGACACACCGAGGCACGCAAGGGCGCGACTCCGTCGGCAGGCGAAGTGGCCGACCGAATTCACTCCGCCGCCATTCGGCTGCTGCGCGGCTTGAGACGCCAGGACGACAAATGGGGCCTGAGCGCGCCGCGGCTGTCTGCGCTGTCGGTGGTGGTCTTCGGAGGTCCGGTCACGCTCGGCGATCTTGCTCGCGCCGAGCAGGTGCGTCCGCCGACGATGACGAGACTCGTTCAGGCGCTCGAGGCCGAGCGGTTGGTGAGGCGCACGCCAGATGCGGACGACAAGCGCGTGGTCTGGATCGAGGCGACTGCGCGCGGACGGCGGCTGCTGTTGCGTGGCAGAAAGGCGCGCGTCAGCGCGCTTGCCGCGAGGCTCGAGTCGCTCGATGCCGCCAGCGTCGACACACTGGACAGGGCTTCGGCTCTGCTGGATATGGTGGCTAGGCGACTCTAG
- a CDS encoding lytic transglycosylase domain-containing protein has translation MQLRSIAIAGALCAVAGGMLVGHAGHAAPPVKSARPFPAAEMRVSPVVVVAKRPTVNEILDLILGDRGDSRTVAVNAASGTALPAGSEEARIAALLRKRTPDADRANRVAAALVREARRANIGATLLIGVLLTENPDLEPRATSSVGARGLMQVMPFHAGKWGCSSSDLFDIDANICHGVQILADNLKRSRNLPTALQRYNGCVRGTNTPDCHRYAGKVYRSARRTAVGLDGKVTALTPFSSLN, from the coding sequence ATGCAGCTCAGATCGATTGCGATTGCCGGCGCGCTCTGCGCTGTTGCCGGCGGAATGCTCGTTGGACATGCCGGCCACGCGGCCCCGCCTGTGAAGTCGGCGCGGCCATTCCCCGCGGCGGAAATGCGGGTCTCTCCCGTCGTGGTCGTCGCCAAACGACCCACTGTCAACGAGATCCTGGACCTGATTCTTGGTGACCGTGGCGACAGTCGCACAGTCGCGGTGAATGCCGCATCCGGCACAGCTCTCCCTGCAGGCAGCGAAGAGGCACGCATCGCGGCGTTGCTGCGCAAGCGCACCCCTGATGCTGACCGCGCAAACCGCGTGGCCGCAGCACTCGTTCGGGAAGCGAGGCGCGCGAACATCGGCGCGACTCTCCTCATTGGAGTCCTGCTTACCGAGAATCCGGATCTGGAGCCGAGGGCGACCAGCAGCGTGGGTGCGAGGGGGCTCATGCAGGTGATGCCCTTTCACGCGGGGAAATGGGGCTGCTCCTCGAGCGACCTTTTTGACATCGACGCCAACATCTGTCACGGGGTTCAGATTCTCGCGGACAATCTGAAGCGATCGCGCAACCTGCCGACGGCGCTCCAGCGCTACAACGGGTGCGTTCGGGGCACGAACACTCCTGACTGCCATCGCTACGCAGGCAAGGTCTACCGGTCCGCGCGACGGACTGCCGTTGGCCTGGATGGGAAAGTCACAGCACTAACTCCATTCTCGTCGCTGAACTAG
- a CDS encoding metal-sensitive transcriptional regulator yields MPRNNDKRSAVGVDADIKDRNLKRLRRIEGQVRGLQKMVESDRYCADIMMQISSVQEALRGVGRELMRNHLKHCASTAIRSSDDEATVMYDELIDLMYKNTR; encoded by the coding sequence ATGCCCCGGAACAACGACAAACGCTCGGCCGTCGGTGTCGACGCCGACATCAAGGACAGGAATCTCAAGCGCCTCCGGCGCATCGAAGGCCAGGTGCGCGGCCTCCAGAAAATGGTCGAGAGCGACCGCTACTGCGCGGACATCATGATGCAGATCTCGTCCGTCCAGGAAGCGCTGCGCGGCGTCGGCCGCGAGCTCATGCGGAATCATCTCAAGCACTGCGCTTCCACTGCAATCCGCTCTAGCGACGACGAAGCGACAGTCATGTACGACGAGCTCATCGACCTGATGTACAAGAACACGCGATGA
- a CDS encoding heavy metal translocating P-type ATPase, whose product MTTDEKQATLDPVQHDAPHHDSSPGGSDSARVDLPITGMTCASCASRVEKSLAGSPGVRKAGVNLATARATVEYDPAATGVRNLVRAVEDAGYGTAETFRAEFVVDDSSRPSGSPLPLERHLKSLPGVTDAAFNLGTMEVRVDYRPGRTDTQAIREAIEELGYNVRSASRDGSLAGGASADEAEDHARREEYENLRKKFWIAAILSLPVLIIAMSHGRIAALDFPGVSWLQLLLTTPVVLYCGAQFYKGAWAALRHRAADMNTLIAIGTGAAYLYSVAATVVPRAFAGAVGAAPMGGMDGAQGMSIPPVYFEAASVIIALILLGRMLEARAKGRTSDAIRQLMKLQPQTAHVIRDGTEMEVPIDAVTQGDIVQVRPGEKIPVDGVVRDGSSAVNESMLTGESLPVEKAPGQEVFGGTLNLTGAFRFEATKVGRDTALQQIVRMVHDAQGSKAPIARLADVISGIFTPVVLCVAIATFAAWFVLAPPEVRFTMALVNFVSVLIIACPCALGLATPTAIMVGTGRGAEHGILIKGGESLETAHKLDTIVLDKTGTITRGQPVLTDFVPIGGNTEQQLLRFAASAEKGSEHPIGEAIMRAATERQIEVTDPSEFRALPGFGVEATVDEHDILLGNSDLMRERGVTIGDAGARAEHLEAEGKTAMFAAIDGELAGILAVADEVKPEAQSAVAELKRMGLDIVMITGDNQRTADSIAREVGITRVLAQVLPAQKAEEVARLQAEKRRVGMVGDGINDAPALARADVGIAIGTGTDVAIEASDITLLRGDLRGVVTAIALSRATIRTVKQNLFWAFIYNVIGIPLAAGALYPLTGWLLSPIIASAAMSMSSVSVVTNSLRLRGFRPPMTAAAVRVG is encoded by the coding sequence ATGACAACCGACGAGAAGCAGGCGACGCTCGATCCAGTGCAACACGATGCCCCACACCACGATTCGAGTCCGGGGGGGTCCGACTCCGCGCGTGTCGATCTACCGATTACCGGAATGACCTGCGCCTCGTGCGCGAGCCGGGTGGAGAAATCGCTTGCGGGGTCGCCCGGCGTGCGCAAAGCAGGGGTGAATCTCGCGACCGCGCGAGCGACGGTGGAGTACGACCCGGCCGCGACGGGCGTTCGTAATCTTGTCCGCGCAGTTGAAGACGCGGGATACGGTACCGCAGAAACGTTCCGGGCAGAGTTTGTCGTTGACGATTCCTCGAGACCCTCCGGATCTCCGCTGCCACTCGAGCGCCATCTGAAATCGCTCCCAGGAGTCACCGACGCCGCGTTCAACCTCGGCACCATGGAAGTCCGGGTCGATTATCGCCCCGGTCGAACGGACACGCAGGCAATCAGAGAGGCAATCGAGGAGCTCGGCTACAACGTCCGGAGCGCATCCCGCGATGGCTCGCTCGCCGGCGGCGCGAGCGCTGACGAAGCCGAAGACCACGCGCGGCGCGAGGAATACGAGAATCTCCGCAAGAAGTTCTGGATAGCCGCAATTCTATCGCTGCCTGTACTGATCATCGCAATGTCGCACGGCCGCATAGCCGCCCTCGATTTCCCGGGCGTGAGCTGGCTTCAGCTCCTGCTGACGACGCCCGTCGTCCTCTATTGCGGTGCACAATTCTACAAAGGCGCATGGGCGGCGTTGCGGCATCGCGCTGCCGACATGAACACGCTGATCGCGATCGGAACCGGCGCGGCGTATCTGTATTCCGTCGCGGCGACTGTCGTACCGCGCGCATTCGCGGGCGCGGTGGGCGCAGCACCGATGGGCGGAATGGATGGCGCACAGGGAATGTCCATCCCACCTGTCTACTTCGAGGCCGCAAGCGTCATCATTGCGCTCATCCTTCTCGGCAGAATGCTCGAGGCGCGGGCGAAGGGACGCACTTCGGATGCGATCCGCCAGCTGATGAAGCTTCAGCCGCAAACCGCTCACGTAATCCGCGACGGTACCGAAATGGAGGTTCCGATCGACGCGGTCACGCAGGGCGACATCGTTCAGGTCAGGCCCGGCGAAAAAATCCCAGTCGACGGCGTCGTCCGCGACGGCAGCTCCGCGGTGAACGAATCCATGCTCACTGGCGAGAGCCTCCCTGTGGAGAAGGCCCCCGGTCAGGAGGTATTCGGCGGGACGCTCAATTTGACTGGCGCGTTCCGATTCGAGGCGACGAAGGTCGGCCGCGACACTGCGCTGCAGCAAATTGTGCGAATGGTGCACGACGCTCAGGGATCGAAAGCCCCCATCGCGCGACTGGCCGACGTCATCAGCGGAATTTTCACGCCGGTAGTTCTGTGCGTCGCGATAGCGACCTTTGCCGCCTGGTTCGTTCTCGCACCGCCCGAGGTGCGGTTCACCATGGCGCTCGTGAATTTCGTGTCGGTGCTCATCATCGCGTGCCCCTGCGCCCTCGGTCTCGCTACGCCGACGGCGATAATGGTCGGCACGGGCCGAGGTGCGGAGCACGGGATCCTCATCAAGGGTGGCGAGAGTCTGGAAACCGCGCACAAGCTGGACACGATTGTTCTCGACAAGACCGGAACGATCACCCGCGGGCAGCCCGTGCTTACTGACTTCGTCCCGATCGGCGGGAATACGGAGCAGCAGCTGCTGCGCTTCGCTGCAAGCGCCGAGAAGGGGAGCGAGCATCCGATTGGTGAAGCGATCATGCGCGCGGCGACTGAGCGCCAGATCGAGGTGACGGACCCGTCCGAGTTTCGTGCGCTGCCAGGGTTTGGGGTCGAGGCCACGGTCGACGAACACGACATTCTGCTCGGGAACAGCGACCTCATGCGCGAACGCGGTGTCACCATCGGCGACGCAGGCGCGAGAGCTGAGCACCTCGAGGCGGAGGGCAAGACAGCAATGTTCGCGGCGATTGACGGGGAGCTCGCCGGAATTCTCGCCGTCGCGGACGAGGTGAAGCCCGAAGCACAAAGTGCGGTGGCCGAGCTGAAGCGAATGGGACTCGACATCGTAATGATCACAGGTGATAACCAGCGCACGGCAGACTCGATTGCACGAGAGGTCGGCATAACACGCGTGCTGGCTCAGGTTCTCCCCGCGCAGAAAGCGGAAGAAGTGGCGCGGCTGCAGGCGGAGAAGCGGAGGGTCGGGATGGTCGGCGACGGCATCAACGACGCGCCGGCACTGGCCAGGGCCGACGTTGGGATCGCGATCGGAACAGGCACCGACGTGGCGATCGAGGCCTCCGACATAACGCTATTGCGCGGAGATCTGCGAGGTGTCGTCACGGCCATTGCGCTCTCGCGAGCGACAATCCGAACCGTGAAGCAGAATCTTTTCTGGGCTTTCATTTACAATGTGATCGGGATTCCGCTTGCGGCTGGAGCGCTTTATCCGCTGACTGGCTGGCTGCTGTCTCCGATCATCGCCAGCGCGGCTATGTCGATGTCGAGCGTCTCGGTCGTGACGAATAGTCTCCGTCTGCGAGGATTCCGGCCGCCGATGACGGCCGCGGCTGTGAGAGTCGGCTGA
- a CDS encoding cupredoxin domain-containing protein: MDTAELLVIIGALAMIAMVIWYFFGEREKVSAAMTDAGVQEVKITVKGGYSPDVIVVKRGVPVKLDFFRDETASCSDQVIFGDFGIARDLPPYKTTAIEFTPDKAGEFTFTCGMNMLRGKLVVT, encoded by the coding sequence ATGGACACTGCGGAGTTGCTCGTAATCATCGGGGCGCTCGCCATGATTGCGATGGTGATCTGGTATTTCTTCGGCGAGCGCGAGAAGGTGTCCGCCGCGATGACGGACGCGGGTGTGCAGGAGGTGAAGATCACCGTGAAAGGCGGCTACTCTCCTGACGTTATCGTGGTCAAGCGCGGAGTGCCGGTGAAGCTCGATTTTTTCCGGGACGAAACGGCTTCGTGCAGCGATCAGGTGATCTTCGGGGATTTCGGGATTGCACGCGATCTGCCGCCCTACAAGACGACCGCGATCGAGTTCACCCCGGACAAGGCGGGCGAGTTCACGTTCACCTGCGGCATGAACATGCTGCGCGGAAAGCTCGTAGTTACGTAA